From a single Salvelinus namaycush isolate Seneca chromosome 14, SaNama_1.0, whole genome shotgun sequence genomic region:
- the gig2o gene encoding grass carp reovirus (GCRV)-induced gene 2o — translation MELEEITFSGWTAIEEKKLHAGEKPKDEKVYTMYHGTYLKYVQRIITSGFQRSSDGMLGPGVYVSRNIDKAKCYPLNADKKEAIVLKLKVRVGKVKKIDIDNHPLQKSWHQNGYDSCWVPPNCGVTAIKSGREEDCVWDPARIVVVDVACCLDDQRRWDLRKQIRGMNNHGAKDGCSQCHQNTSNTGSHPVQSCWECTKQICPFQKKHVCNK, via the coding sequence ATGGAACTAGAAGAGATCACTTTTTCTGGCTGGACTGCGATTGAGGAGAAGAAGCTCCATGCAGGCGAGAAGCCCAAAGACGAGAAAGTTTACACCATGTACCATGGCACGTATCTCAAGTATGTCCAGCGTATTATCACCAGTGGGTTCCAACGCTCCAGCGATGGGATGTTGGGGCCAGGGGTCTACGTGAGCCGTAATATCGACAAAGCAAAGTGTTACCCGCTGAATGCTGACAAAAAGGAAGCGATAGTGTTGAAGTTAAAGGTACGGGTTGGCAAGGTGAAGAAGATCGACATTGATAACCATCCGCTTCAGAAGTCATGGCACCAGAACGGTTACGACAGTTGCTGGGTGCCACCAAATTGTGGCGTTACCGCTATTAAATCTGGCCGTGAAGAGGATTGCGTCTGGGATCCCGCCCGGATTGTGGTGGTGGATGTGGCCTGCTGTCTGGACGATCAAAGGCGCTGGGACCTCCGAAAGCAAATACGCGGCATGAATAACCATGGCGCAAAGGATGGGTGCAGCCAGTGCCACCAGAATACCTCAAACACTGGGTCTCACCCTGTCCAAAGCTGTTGGGAATGCACCAAACAGATTTGCCCCTTTCAGAAGAAGCATGTGTGCAACAAGTAA
- the LOC120058967 gene encoding mitochondrial import inner membrane translocase subunit Tim8 A-like produces MAFDLSSASASENAEASELQRMIAVEQQKAQFEAQVHTSTDMCWDKCMDKPSSKLDSRTETCLASCVERFIDTTLTITNRFTHMAQKGGMH; encoded by the exons ATGGCTTTTGACCTGTCCTCTGCCAGTGCGTCTGAAAATGCTGAGGCCTCAGAACTTCAGAGGATGATAGCAGTCGAGCAACAGAAAGCTCAGTTTGAAGCACAG GTGCACACCTCCACCGACATGTGCTGGGACAAATGCATGGATAAGCCGAGCAGCAAGCTGGACTCCCGGACGGAGACGTGCCTGGCTAGCTGTGTGGAGCGCTTCATTGACACCACCCTCACCATCACAAACCGCTTTACTCATATGGCGCAGAAAGGGGGCATGCATTGA